One window from the genome of Hippocampus zosterae strain Florida chromosome 7, ASM2543408v3, whole genome shotgun sequence encodes:
- the LOC127603425 gene encoding WD repeat domain phosphoinositide-interacting protein 1-like isoform X1 has translation MDSQDESDGGPEMLRGFICASFNQDTTKIFRGPDGTAGCVTAQISCLTHDSLSVGTKTGYRLFSVTAVDKLDCIHEGVECPDVCIVERLFSSSLVVVVSQSVPRRMNVYHFKKGTEICNYSYTNNILSVKLNRQRLVVCLEESIYIHNIKDMKLLKTLLNTPTNPSGLCALSVNHGNSFLAYPGSATLGEITVYDANNLSTVTLIQAHASPLAALTFNASGTKLASASEKGTVIRVFSVPEGQRLFEFRRGMKRYVSISSLSFSADAQFLCASSNTETVHIFKLEQHSPSQEEESPTWSAYVGKMFTAASTYLPAQVSDMMHQDRAFATVRLNTFGLKNICALATIQKLPRLLVASSDGHLYIYNVDPQDGGECMLVQKHRLFDGSEEQVEQKGDETPVEVSSQPAGQSYAATVALPSSPPCSTTLLGYSEDGGTQKGDVIPEHEFAEGPVCLDDENEFPPVSN, from the exons ATGGATTCCCAGGACGAATCGGATGGCGGACCCGAGATGCTCCGAGGTTTCATCTGTGCCTCGTTTAATCAGGATACTAC CAAGATTTTCAGAGGTCCAGATGGTACTGCAGGCTGTGTCACAGCTCAGATTTCCTGTCTGACACATGA ctcCCTGTCGGTGGGCACCAAGACGGGCTACCGTCTTTTCTCAGTCACCGCCGTGGACAAACTGGACTGCATCCATGAGGGAG TGGAGTGTCCCGATGTGTGCATCGTGGAGCGGCTGTTCTCCAGCagcctggtggtggtggtgagccAATCCGTGCCGCGGCGGATGAACGTCTATCACTTCAAGAAAGGTACCGAGATCTGCAACTACAGCTACACCAACAACATCCTTTCTGTCAAGCTCAACAGGCAG CGACTGGTGGTGTGCCTGGAAGAGTCCATTTACATCCATAATATCAAAGACATGAAACTCCTCAAGACCCTTCTCAACACCCCCACCAACCCGTCAG GTCTCTGCGCCCTGTCCGTCAACCACGGCAACTCTTTCTTGGCATATCCAGGCAGCGCCACTCTTGGCGAGATCACAGTGTACGACGCAAACAACCTG AGCACCGTGACGCTGATCCAGGCCCACGCCAGTCCCCTGGCGGCGCTCACCTTCAACGCCTCCGGCACCAAACTCGCTAGCGCTTCGGAGAAG GGCACCGTGATCAGGGTGTTCAGCGTTCCCGAAGGACAGAGGCTGTTTGAGTTCCGGCGGGGGATGAAAAG ATACGTTAGCATTAGTTCATTGTCCTTCAGCGCCGACGCGCAGTTTCTGTGTGCCTCCAGCAACACCGAGACGGTCCATATCTTCAAATTGGAACAGCACAGTcccag TCAAGAGGAGGAGTCTCCCACGTGGTCTGCGTACGTGGGGAAAATGTTCACAGCTGCCAGCACCTACTTACCAGCTCAGGTGTCCGACATGATGCATCAGGACCGAGCCTTCGCCACCGTGCGACTCAACACGTTCGGCCTGAAGAACATCTGCGCCCTGGCGAC GATTCAGAAGCTGCCTCGCCTGCTGGTGGCGTCCTCGGACGGCCATCTTTACATCTATAACGTCGATCCGCAGGATGGAGGTGAATGTATGCTGGTCCAAAAACACAG GTTGTTCGATGGCAGCGAGGAGCAGGTGGAACAGAAGGGAGACGAGACGCCAGTAGAGGTCTCCAGTCAACCGGCCGGCCAATCCTACGCAGCCACCGTCGCTCTTCCCTCCAGCCCGCCATGCTCGACCACACTCTTGG GGTACTCGGAGGACGGGGGAACGCAGAAGGGGGACGTCATCCCAGAGCATGAGTTCGCCGAGGGCCCCGTGTGTCTGGATGACGAAAACGAATTTCCTCCAGTCAGTAACTAG
- the LOC127603420 gene encoding arylsulfatase G-like, whose product MLEGLAPRPVCRMLLCGLFVHLASKRAAGAHNKMPNFILILADDIGWGDLDVNHPEQKAKNTPNLNLMAEQGLRFSDFHSPASTCSPSRASILTGRYGLRNGVTHNFAVSSVAGLPLSEVTLPQLLQKAGYYTAMIGKWHLGHNGPYGPTKRGFDYYLGIPFSNDMGCTDHPGYDIPQCLGCDSSGGQTMRLRGSERQQTDCYSKVGLPLMENSRVVEQPLNLWNLTRQYRSAALRTMREARERGQPFFLYLALAHMHVPLAPPLATPSPPHSRAYAASLQEMDRLVGSIRSASNKNDTLIWFTGDNGPWQKKCQYAGSTGPFKGKWQTKRGGSSAKKTTWEGGHRVPSVACWPGVIPANTTSAALLSGMDIFPTLLSLAGVTPPSDRRYDGMDVTSVLLGGEKTGHKVLFHPNSGAAGRFGDLQTVRAGKYKAFYMTGSSEACGGDVGTQELHDPPLIFDLERDEAEETPLKVGTPEYQETAERVTLWREGLLWDIATDPSVSEADYTTDDSATPCCEPTRPVCRCL is encoded by the exons ATGCTGGAGGGATTGGCCCCGCGGCCTGTGTGTCGGATGCTGCTGTGCGGCCTGtttgtccacctggcgtcaaaGCGGGCCGCCGGGGCTCACAACAAGATGCCCAACTTCATCCTCATCCTGGCTGACGATATAGGATGGGGCGACTTGGACGTGAACCACCCCGAGCAGAAGGCCAAAAATACGCCCAATCTTAACCTGATGGCGGAGCAAGGATTAAG ATTCTCAGACTTCCACTCTCCGGCCTCAACCTGCTCGCCATCCCGCGCTTCCATCCTGACCGGCCGCTACGGACTCCGGAACGGGGTCACTCACAATTTTGCCGTGAGCTCCGTGGCCGGTCTGCCTCTGTCCGAAGTCACCTTGCCGCAGCTCCTGCAGAAGGCGGGTTACTATACCGCCATGATCGGGAAATGGCATCTCGGCCATAATGGACCATATGGCCCAACGAAAAGAG GTTTCGACTACTACTTGGGAATTCCCTTCAGCAATGATATGGGATGCACCGACCACCCTGGATATGATATTCCCCAGTGCCTCGGTTGTGACTCTTCTGGAGGGCAAACCATGAG ATTGCGGGGGAGTGAGCGCCAACAGACGGACTGCTATTCCAAAGTGGGCCTTCCTCTGATGGAAAACAGCCGCGTTGTGGAGCAGCCGCTCAACCTGTGGAATCTTACGCGACAGTACCGCTCTGCTGCGCTGAGAACCATGCGCGAGGCGAG AGAGCGAGGACAGCCCTTTTTTCTCTACCTAGCGCTAGCTCACATGCACGTACCCTTGGCCCCGCCACTCGCCACCCCTTCGCCACCTCACAGCCGAGCGTACGCCGCTAGTCTGCAAGAAATGGATCGCCTGGTGGGGTCCATCCGGAGTGcctcaaacaaaaatgatacGCTCATCTGGTTCACCG GTGACAACGGTCCTTGGCAGAAGAAGTGCCAGTATGCGGGAAGTACGGGACCATTCAAGGGAAAATGGCAGACCAAAAGAG gtGGGAGTTCAGCTAAGAAGACAACATGGGAAGGAGGCCACCGAGTGCCGTCGGTAGCCTGCTGGCCCGGTGTGATCCCTGCAAACACGACTAGTGCCGCCTTGCTCAG CGGGATGGACATTTTCCCGACGCTGCTCTCCCTGGCGGGGGTGACGCCACCTTCTGACCGGCGCTACGATGGCATGGATGTTACAAGCGTCCTCCTCGGCGGTGAAAAGACCGGCCACAAG gtcctcTTCCATCCTAATAGTGGCGCCGCAGGGCGGTTTGGTGACTTGCAGACAGTGCGAGCTGGGAAGTACAAAGCTTTCTACATGACAG GTTCATCTGAAGCATGCGGCGGCGACGTAGGGACACAGGAGCTCCACGACCCACCGTTGATTTTTGACTTGGAGCGTGATGAGGCCGAAGAAACACCCTTAAAGGTCGGAACACCTGAATATCAAGAGACAGCCGAAAGGGTCACCCTCTGGAGGGAGGGGTTGTTATGGGACATCGCCACCGACCCATCCGTGTCCGAGGCCGACTACACCACGGACGACTCGGCCACGCCTTGCTGCGAACCCACGCGGCCCGTTTGTCGTTGCCTCTGA
- the si:dkey-21c1.1 gene encoding protein FAM104A, whose product MLTDNRKRHRSSDSEENQQLSSQAKRSGRGPCLLVSDLDSESSSSDSSSGICSTERPMVVTSRPCIHSQSIRIPQYSPNGKPKDSAVSVQHGFHGDGSTFSYDSINKVLREAHFSSLQTRGRPGST is encoded by the exons ATGCTGACAGATAACAG GAAGCGGCATCGGAGCAGCGACAGTGAAGAGAATCAACAGCTGAGTTCTCAGGCCAAGAGGTCAGGAAGGGGTCCGTGCCTGCTTGTATCCGATTTGGACTCTGAG TCTTCAAGCAGCGATAGCAGCAGTGGCATCTGCAGTACGGAAAGACCGATGGTGGTCACGAGCAGGCCGTGCATCCACAGTCAGAGCATCCGCATCCCCCAGTACTCCCCGAATGGCAAGCCCAAGGACTCGGCGGTCTCGGTGCAGCACGGTTTCCATGGCGACGGTAGCACTTTCTCCTACGACTCCATCAACAAGGTCCTGAGGGAGGCGCACTTCAGCAGTCTACAGACGAGAGGGCGCCCAGGTTCGACATGA
- the LOC127603423 gene encoding monocarboxylate transporter 7-like isoform X2 yields MMGGALISAGTVATSFTTSVNQMYITYGTVAGLGYCLTFLPTVTILSHYFSRRRSLVTAMASTGEALSMFALAPAFSSLRDRIGWRHTMAVIGALQGTIVICGAVLRPIVIRPKTRRETETDRSSAKDGDAQSTHDGNVETNGRDFASNSDDEVNCKTDERTLLTNEVKVLPPGVKDEDNAGGQKKDAEKQADEKSVKRFKLLDFSILKDCGFILYSLFGLFATLGFFAPQLYIIELSVSRGVERDRATYMLSTMAVAEIVGRFFIGWLLTRNRIQKRKLLVLLACVISMTADLVGFTLVTEFYGLAVCCGVYGFFMGTLACTHIPMLAEDDVVGLERMSSAAGVYVFIQSFAGLAGPPLGGVLVDVTQNYGSAFYSCAVGMAVSAVFLGLVRPAKRGLLCRKRTGRPNEDRPDVVRGDFTEDANGGS; encoded by the exons ATGATGGGAGGCGCCCTGATCTCGGCGGGAACCGTCGCCACGAGCTTTACCACCTCCGTCAATCAAATGTACATCACCTACGGCACGGTGGCAG GTCTCGGCTACTGCTTGACGTTTTTACCCACGGTGACGATCCTGTCGCATTATTTTAGCCGACGCCGCTCCCTGGTCACCGCCATGGCGTCCACCGGAGAGGCCCTGTCCATGTTTGCTCTCGCTCCGG CCTTCTCCTCTTTGAGGGATCGTATCGGCTGGCGTCACACCATGGCGGTGATCGGAGCTTTGCAAGGCACCATCGTTATTTGCGGCGCTGTGCTTCGGCCAATCGTCATCCGGCCCAAAACGAGGCGGGAGACGGAGACGGACAGATCCTCTGCGAAGGACGGGGACGCCCAAAGCACACACGACGGGAACGTGGAGACAAACGGACGGGATTTTGCGAGCAACTCTGATGACGAGGTCAACTGCAAGACAGATGAGAGGACATTACTAACAAATGAAGTGAAAGTGCTGCCCCCTGGTGTCAAAGATGAGGATAACGCTGGAGGACAGAAGAAGGATGCGGAGAAACAAGCGGATGAGAAATCCGTCAAGAGGTTTAAACTTCTGGATTTTTCCATCCTCAAAGACTGCGGCTTCATCTTGTACTCGCTCTTCGGATTGTTTGCCACGTTGGGCTTCTTCGCCCCTCAGCTGTACATCATCGAGCTGAGCGTCAGTCGCGGCGTGGAGCGCGATCGCGCCACCTACATGCTGTCCACCATGGCGGTAGCTGAAATTGTCGGTCGCTTTTTTATCGGATGGCTTCTGACGCGGAATCGGATCCAGAAGAGGAAGCTGCTCGTCCTCCTGGCTTGCGTCATTTCCATGACCGCCGACCTGGTGGGATTTACTCTGGTCACCGAGTTTTACGGCCTGGCGGTCTGCTGCGGCGTGTACGGGTTCTTCATGGGGACCCTTGCGTGCACGCATATTCCCATGCTGGCGGAGGATGACGTGGTGGGCTTGGAGAGGATGTCCTCCGCCGCCGGAGTCTATGTGTTCATACAAAGCTTCGCGGGCCTGGCTGGACCACCGCTCGGAG GTGTGTTAGTGGACGTGACTCAGAACTACGGGTCGGCCTTCTACTCGTGCGCAGTGGGCATGGCGGTGAGTGCCGTCTTCCTGGGCTTAGTGAGACCCGCCAAGAGAGGACTACTTTGCAGGAAGAGGACAGGGAGGCCAAACGAAGACAGGCCTGATGTGGTGAGAGGGGACTTTACGGAAGACGCTAACGGAGGCTCATGA
- the LOC127603425 gene encoding WD repeat domain phosphoinositide-interacting protein 1-like isoform X2: MDSQDESDGGPEMLRGFICASFNQDTTSLSVGTKTGYRLFSVTAVDKLDCIHEGVECPDVCIVERLFSSSLVVVVSQSVPRRMNVYHFKKGTEICNYSYTNNILSVKLNRQRLVVCLEESIYIHNIKDMKLLKTLLNTPTNPSGLCALSVNHGNSFLAYPGSATLGEITVYDANNLSTVTLIQAHASPLAALTFNASGTKLASASEKGTVIRVFSVPEGQRLFEFRRGMKRYVSISSLSFSADAQFLCASSNTETVHIFKLEQHSPSQEEESPTWSAYVGKMFTAASTYLPAQVSDMMHQDRAFATVRLNTFGLKNICALATIQKLPRLLVASSDGHLYIYNVDPQDGGECMLVQKHRLFDGSEEQVEQKGDETPVEVSSQPAGQSYAATVALPSSPPCSTTLLGYSEDGGTQKGDVIPEHEFAEGPVCLDDENEFPPVSN, from the exons ATGGATTCCCAGGACGAATCGGATGGCGGACCCGAGATGCTCCGAGGTTTCATCTGTGCCTCGTTTAATCAGGATACTAC ctcCCTGTCGGTGGGCACCAAGACGGGCTACCGTCTTTTCTCAGTCACCGCCGTGGACAAACTGGACTGCATCCATGAGGGAG TGGAGTGTCCCGATGTGTGCATCGTGGAGCGGCTGTTCTCCAGCagcctggtggtggtggtgagccAATCCGTGCCGCGGCGGATGAACGTCTATCACTTCAAGAAAGGTACCGAGATCTGCAACTACAGCTACACCAACAACATCCTTTCTGTCAAGCTCAACAGGCAG CGACTGGTGGTGTGCCTGGAAGAGTCCATTTACATCCATAATATCAAAGACATGAAACTCCTCAAGACCCTTCTCAACACCCCCACCAACCCGTCAG GTCTCTGCGCCCTGTCCGTCAACCACGGCAACTCTTTCTTGGCATATCCAGGCAGCGCCACTCTTGGCGAGATCACAGTGTACGACGCAAACAACCTG AGCACCGTGACGCTGATCCAGGCCCACGCCAGTCCCCTGGCGGCGCTCACCTTCAACGCCTCCGGCACCAAACTCGCTAGCGCTTCGGAGAAG GGCACCGTGATCAGGGTGTTCAGCGTTCCCGAAGGACAGAGGCTGTTTGAGTTCCGGCGGGGGATGAAAAG ATACGTTAGCATTAGTTCATTGTCCTTCAGCGCCGACGCGCAGTTTCTGTGTGCCTCCAGCAACACCGAGACGGTCCATATCTTCAAATTGGAACAGCACAGTcccag TCAAGAGGAGGAGTCTCCCACGTGGTCTGCGTACGTGGGGAAAATGTTCACAGCTGCCAGCACCTACTTACCAGCTCAGGTGTCCGACATGATGCATCAGGACCGAGCCTTCGCCACCGTGCGACTCAACACGTTCGGCCTGAAGAACATCTGCGCCCTGGCGAC GATTCAGAAGCTGCCTCGCCTGCTGGTGGCGTCCTCGGACGGCCATCTTTACATCTATAACGTCGATCCGCAGGATGGAGGTGAATGTATGCTGGTCCAAAAACACAG GTTGTTCGATGGCAGCGAGGAGCAGGTGGAACAGAAGGGAGACGAGACGCCAGTAGAGGTCTCCAGTCAACCGGCCGGCCAATCCTACGCAGCCACCGTCGCTCTTCCCTCCAGCCCGCCATGCTCGACCACACTCTTGG GGTACTCGGAGGACGGGGGAACGCAGAAGGGGGACGTCATCCCAGAGCATGAGTTCGCCGAGGGCCCCGTGTGTCTGGATGACGAAAACGAATTTCCTCCAGTCAGTAACTAG
- the LOC127603441 gene encoding cAMP-dependent protein kinase type I-alpha regulatory subunit — translation MASGSTSSEEERSLRECEQYVQKHNIQQLLKDCIVQLCTSRPDRPMAFLREYFERLEKEEAKQIQNQQKASSSRSDSRDEEVSPPMNPVVKGRRRRGAFSAEVYTEEDAASYVRKVIPKDYKTMAALAKAIEKNVLFSHLDDNERSDIFDAMFPVTYIAGETVILQGDEGDNFYVIDQGEMDVYVNNEWVTSIGEGGSFGELALIYGTPRAATVRAKTNVKLWGIDRDSYRRILMGSTLRKRKMYEEFLRKVSILESLDKWERLTVADALEPVQFEDGQKIVVQGEPGDEFFIILEGSAAVLQRRSENEEFVEVGRLGPSDYFGEIALLMNRPRAATVVARGPLKCVKLDRPRFERVLGPCSDILKRNIQQYNSFVSLSV, via the exons ATGGCTTCTGGAAGCACGAGCAGCGAAGAGGAGAGGAGCCTGAGGGAGTGCGAGCAGTACGTGCAGAAACACAACATTCAACAGCTGCTGAAAGACTGCATTGTCCAGCTGTGCACCTCCCGGCCCGACCGGCCTATGGCCTTCCTCCGGGAGTACTTTGAGAGGCTTGAGAAG GAGGAGGCCAAGCAGATCCAGAACCAGCAGAAGGCCAGCAGTTCGCGCTCCGACTCCCGCGATGAGGAGGTCTCCCCTCCCATGAACCCCGTGGTGAAGGGCCGCAGGCGGCGGGGCGCCTTCAGCGCCGAGGTTTACACGGAAGAGGATGCCGCTTCCTATGTCAGGAAG GTGATTCCGAAGGACTACAAGACAATGGCGGCCTTAGCCAAAGCGATTGAAAAGAATGTGCTCTTCTCTCACCTGGACGACAATGAGAGGAG TGACATATTCGACGCCATGTTTCCTGTCACCTACATCGCCGGGGAGACCGTTATTTTGCAGG GCGACGAGGGTGACAATTTCTACGTGATTGACCAAGGGGAGATGGAT GTGTACGTGAACAACGAATGGGTGACGAGCATCGGCGAAGGCGGCAGCTTTGGAGAGCTGGCGTTGATATACGGCACCCCGAGGGCCGCCACCGTCAGAGCCAAGACCAACGTCAAGCTGTGGGGCATCGACAGAGACAGCTACAGGAGAATACTCATG ggaagcactttgaggaagaggaagatgtACGAGGAATTCCTCAGGAAGGTCTCGATTTTAG AGTCCCTGGACAAGTGGGAGCGactgaccgtcgccgacgccctGGAGCCGGTCCAGTTTGAGGACGGCCAGAAGATTGTGGTGCAGGGAGAACCCGGAGATGAGTTCTTCATCATTTTGGAG GGTTCCGCCGCGGTGTTGCAGCGTCGCTCGGAGAACGAAGAGTTTGTCGAAGTGGGAAGATTAGGACCATCGGACTACTTCG GTGAGATCGCCCTGCTGATGAACCGCCCCCGCGCCGCCACCGTGGTCGCCCGCGGCCCCCTCAAGTGCGTCAAGCTGGACCGGCCTCGCTTTGAGCGCGTCCTGGGCCCGTGTTCGGACATCCTCAAACGCAACATCCAACAGTACAACAGCTTCGTCTCGCTGTCGGTCTGA
- the LOC127603423 gene encoding monocarboxylate transporter 7-like isoform X1: MVLCGLKRPHFLGPNVYSEPPDGGWGWVVAAAFFLVEVFTYGTIKSFGIFLQELMKEFGESNSRVSWIVSICVFVMTFNGPLSSMLTNRFGFQLVVMMGGALISAGTVATSFTTSVNQMYITYGTVAGLGYCLTFLPTVTILSHYFSRRRSLVTAMASTGEALSMFALAPAFSSLRDRIGWRHTMAVIGALQGTIVICGAVLRPIVIRPKTRRETETDRSSAKDGDAQSTHDGNVETNGRDFASNSDDEVNCKTDERTLLTNEVKVLPPGVKDEDNAGGQKKDAEKQADEKSVKRFKLLDFSILKDCGFILYSLFGLFATLGFFAPQLYIIELSVSRGVERDRATYMLSTMAVAEIVGRFFIGWLLTRNRIQKRKLLVLLACVISMTADLVGFTLVTEFYGLAVCCGVYGFFMGTLACTHIPMLAEDDVVGLERMSSAAGVYVFIQSFAGLAGPPLGGVLVDVTQNYGSAFYSCAVGMAVSAVFLGLVRPAKRGLLCRKRTGRPNEDRPDVVRGDFTEDANGGS, from the exons atggtGCTGTGTGGACTCAAGAGACCACATTTCTTGGGGCCTAACGTATACTCGGAGCCCCCGGATGGAGGCTGGGGATGGGTGGTGGCCGCGGCCTTTTTCTTGGTGGAGGTCTTCACCTACGGCACCATCAAGAGCTTCGGTATCTTCCTCCAAGAGCTGATGAAGGAATTTGGGGAGAGCAACAGCCGGGTGTCCTGGATCGTTTCCATCTGTGTCTTTGTCATGACCTTTAACG GCCCTCTTTCCTCCATGCTGACCAACCGCTTTGGCTTCCAGCTTGTCGTCATGATGGGAGGCGCCCTGATCTCGGCGGGAACCGTCGCCACGAGCTTTACCACCTCCGTCAATCAAATGTACATCACCTACGGCACGGTGGCAG GTCTCGGCTACTGCTTGACGTTTTTACCCACGGTGACGATCCTGTCGCATTATTTTAGCCGACGCCGCTCCCTGGTCACCGCCATGGCGTCCACCGGAGAGGCCCTGTCCATGTTTGCTCTCGCTCCGG CCTTCTCCTCTTTGAGGGATCGTATCGGCTGGCGTCACACCATGGCGGTGATCGGAGCTTTGCAAGGCACCATCGTTATTTGCGGCGCTGTGCTTCGGCCAATCGTCATCCGGCCCAAAACGAGGCGGGAGACGGAGACGGACAGATCCTCTGCGAAGGACGGGGACGCCCAAAGCACACACGACGGGAACGTGGAGACAAACGGACGGGATTTTGCGAGCAACTCTGATGACGAGGTCAACTGCAAGACAGATGAGAGGACATTACTAACAAATGAAGTGAAAGTGCTGCCCCCTGGTGTCAAAGATGAGGATAACGCTGGAGGACAGAAGAAGGATGCGGAGAAACAAGCGGATGAGAAATCCGTCAAGAGGTTTAAACTTCTGGATTTTTCCATCCTCAAAGACTGCGGCTTCATCTTGTACTCGCTCTTCGGATTGTTTGCCACGTTGGGCTTCTTCGCCCCTCAGCTGTACATCATCGAGCTGAGCGTCAGTCGCGGCGTGGAGCGCGATCGCGCCACCTACATGCTGTCCACCATGGCGGTAGCTGAAATTGTCGGTCGCTTTTTTATCGGATGGCTTCTGACGCGGAATCGGATCCAGAAGAGGAAGCTGCTCGTCCTCCTGGCTTGCGTCATTTCCATGACCGCCGACCTGGTGGGATTTACTCTGGTCACCGAGTTTTACGGCCTGGCGGTCTGCTGCGGCGTGTACGGGTTCTTCATGGGGACCCTTGCGTGCACGCATATTCCCATGCTGGCGGAGGATGACGTGGTGGGCTTGGAGAGGATGTCCTCCGCCGCCGGAGTCTATGTGTTCATACAAAGCTTCGCGGGCCTGGCTGGACCACCGCTCGGAG GTGTGTTAGTGGACGTGACTCAGAACTACGGGTCGGCCTTCTACTCGTGCGCAGTGGGCATGGCGGTGAGTGCCGTCTTCCTGGGCTTAGTGAGACCCGCCAAGAGAGGACTACTTTGCAGGAAGAGGACAGGGAGGCCAAACGAAGACAGGCCTGATGTGGTGAGAGGGGACTTTACGGAAGACGCTAACGGAGGCTCATGA
- the fam20a gene encoding pseudokinase FAM20A, giving the protein MRKDRLFLAVILTAIFSADLYFILLPKLRNAGDGSGRFCSCQRSNFSLPGQFSNWTALTLQDLDPSGRGNGSSKLDGLFTHPLYNTEKPTVAAAERLLQSDRLMDYYRKKVSRWERHMKLYNEAVAASNITVTDYQVTFDPDANWLKFHTGISRHALYSRHDPAIARLLLDMRDMTVINSDFTQDEKALKGTCDCSQVVKPSGHHLKLALKMQNFGKAMFKPMRQQRDEETPEDVFFFVDVQRHNAEIAAFHLDSILDFRRVPPVVGRFLNLTGEVLQVTRNDDLRGVFFTSPANNTCFFAKCLYVCKTEYAVCGSPDLLEGSLSAYLPGLSIAPRISIPNPWIRSYTFTGQEEWQVNPSYCDTIKKLYPYNSGNRLLNIIDMSVFDFLMGNMDRHHYEIFTEFGDEGFLLHLDNARGFGKHSKDEMSILAPLSQCCMIKRSTLLRLQLLAQPQFRLSDVMRESLQKDPLHPILTEAHLSALDRRLIKILRAVQRCTRKLGDARVITDDFVRAAVNPRAYTESKKAR; this is encoded by the exons ATGAGAAAAGACCGTCTCTTCTTGGCCGTAATCCTCACTGCCATCTTCTCCGCCGACCTCTACTTCATCCTCTTGCCGAAGCTGCGGAACGCCGGAGACGGATCGGGACGCTTTTGTTCGTGCCAACGGAGCAATTTCAGCCTCCCCGGTCAGTTCTCCAACTGGACTGCTTTGACGCTCCAGGACCTGGACCCTTCTGGACGCGGCAATGGGAGCTCCAAGCTTGACGGGTTGTTCACCCATCCTCTGTATAACACGGAGAAGCCCACGGTGGCAGCGGCGGAGAGGCTGCTGCAGTCGGACCGGCTGATGGACTACTACAGGAAGAAAGTGTCACGATGGGAAAG ACACATGAAGCTATACAACGAAGCCGTAGCCGCTTCCAACATCACCGTGACCGACTACCAAGTGACCTTCGACCCGGACGCCAACTGGCTCAAGTTCCACACGGGGATAAGCCGCCACGCTCTGTACTCCCGTCATGACCCCGCTATTGCACGGCTGCTCCTGGACATGCGCGACATGACAGTCATCAACTCAG ATTTCACTCAAGATGAGAAGGCCCTGAAAGGAACTTGTGACTGCAGCCAAG TGGTCAAGCCCAGTGGACACCACCTGAAACTGGCGCTGAAGATGCAGAACTTTGGCAAGGCCATGTTCAAGCCGATGAG GCAACAGAGGGACGAGGAGACTCCTGAAgatgtctttttctttgtcGATGTCCAGAGACACAATGCAGAGATTGCAGCGTTTCACCTGGACAG CATCCTGGACTTCCGTAGAGTTCCACCGGTGGTTGGCAGGTTTCTGAACCTCACCGGCGAAGTTTTGCAAGTGACCCGAAATGACGATCTACGGGGTGTCTTCTTCACCTCACCTG CAAACAACACGTGTTTTTTCGCCAAATGCCTGTACGTATGCAAGACAGAATACGCAGTCTGCGGGAGCCCCGACCTCTTGGAAGGTTCCCTCTCGGCCTACCTCCCCGGCCTCAGCATCGCCCCCCGCATCTCCATCCCCAACCCTTGGATACGCTCGTACACCTTCACCGGGCAGGAAGA GTGGCAGGTGAATCCATCGTACTGCGACACCATAAAGAAACTTTATCCTTACAACTCGGGCAACCGGCTCCTCAACATCATCGACATGTCCGTCTTTGACTTTCTTATGG gcaacATGGACCGACACCACTATGAGATTTTCACCGAATTTGGTGACGAAGGATTTCTTCTCCACCTGGACAATGCAAGAGG ATTTGGGAAGCACAGCAAAGATGAGATGTCCATCCTTGCCCCATTATCTCAATGCTGCAT GATAAAGCGTTCCACCCTCCTGAGGCTCCAGCTCTTGGCCCAACCGCAGTTCAGACTGAGCGACGTGATGAGGGAGTCTCTACAAAAAGACCCCCTGCATCCCATCCTAACAGAAGCGCACCTCTCAGCCCTGGATCGCCGGCTCATAAAGATCCTGAGAGCGGTCCAGCGCTGCACGCGCAAGCTGGGCGACGCCCGGGTCATCACTGATGACTTTGTTCGAGCCGCAGTGAATCCTCGGGCATACACAGAGAGCAAAAAGGCCAGGTAG